TTGGCCGGATTTGAGACGTTCCAACAACTCGTTCAACTGATCGAGCGTTTGTAGAACAGAGGTCAACCTCGCGGCGCTCGGCGTCAGCTTACCGTCGATGAAGGCCTCGATGTTCGCTCGCGCGATAGAAAGGCGATTGCGGATATCATGGACGAGGTCGTGGAAGTCAGCCGGCTCGCTCATGGATGTTTCGACATCTTGTATCCGACGCCGAAGACCGTGACGATGAGCCGCGGATTAGCTGCGTCCTCTTCGATCTTGTGGCGAAGATTGGCGATATGGCGGTCGAGAGTTCGATCGAATACCTCCAGGTCGTCGCCTTTGACTTTGTCGAGAAGCTGCGTGCGCGTGAACGTCATGCCCGGACTGCCGGCGAGTGTTTCGACGATGCGGAACTCGGTCGGCGTCAATTGTATCGGTTGATCCCGCCGACGCACTTCGTGTTCGCGGACGTCGATTTCGAGTTCACCAATGCGGATGCAAGCGGGAGATGCCGCCTCCATCGCTCGGCGCTTCACCGACTCTGCCTCCCCGGAACGCCGCAGCACCGTCTTCACCCGCGCGACGACTTCCCGGGGGCTGAAGGGCTTCGTTATATAGTCGTCTGCGCCAAGCTCGAGGCCCACGATACGATCCACTTCGTCGCCGCGAGACGTAAGCATGATGATGGGTACCGCGGAGGTGGCGCGGATCTCGCGAAACGCATCTAGGCCGTTCATCGCCGGCATCTTCAGGTCCAGGACGATGAGATCGGGGCATTCGCGGGCGTTCGCCTGGACGGCCTCGGCGCCGTCGTGCGCGCGACAAACATGAAAGCCTTCGTCGAGAAGATAGCGCTCGAGTATTTCGACGATCTGCGGTTCGTCGTCGACCACGAGGATTTTCTTCTCAAGATTTGCACCATTCTTGAGGGTCATCGTTCGATATCTTAGACGCGGACGAATGCGTCCCCCGCGGACCCATCTCATTTCGTCCCGCTCCGTTACGTTCGTTGTGTCATCCTACACATTGACGGCCGTCGCGATCGTCGTCGTAAGAACGTCAGCTAGGCTTGCTATCGCTTCACGCATACCCAAATGATATCGGCGCGCCTCCTCGGCGAGATTTGCAGCGATTGTGACGGTCAGGGCGGTCGACGTGCGCGACTTCCGCCGCAGTTCGACAAAGCCCGAAATCGGGTGATGAAGGTCGGGGGAATCGGCGATCAATCGGAACCGCACCGACTCGAACGCCGCCTCGATATGACGAACGGCGACCGCAAAATGCAAGTTCGTTCTGCCGACGAGACGGGCGCGCTCACCCGACCACTCTTCAGCCGTCAAGATCTCGGTAAGGATGCGGACGCATGCGTTCCAAGGCACGTCGACGTCGGTCTGCCGGTAAGTGGTAATGGGTTCCATACCACCATTTGACGATATTGTTCTTCGGATATTGCGAACGTCGTGGGAAGATGGCGGGTCTCAAGCAGGCTGCGAACACGCGGAAACAATATTGTCCACTGCGTCTCCTATTTCGCAATCAAGGATACGATCGATGGCACAGAACAAGACAAGCGGAGAGCGGTGAAAAGCCGCAGATGTGGGGCCCGTCGATCGTCGGCTTCGGCAGCTATCGTTATTCATATGATAGCGGACGCGAAGGCGACATGCCGCTCATCGCCTTCTCCCCGCGCAAAGCCGCGATCGTGTTGTACGGCGCATCAGGGTCGGCCACGCTCGTCGACATCGACGAAACGGTGTTGAAGAAAATCGTGGCCAAATCCGTCGCCGCAGCCCGCGCGAGGTAGTCGCGGGGATTCCGAATCGGGATTGACGGAATCTCGCCGTTCACTTACTATTACTGCTAAAGCGAGATTCGCGGCGGTCGGAATACCGCAGGGAGGCTATTTCATTGATTCGGTCGTTCATCTGTGCAGGTCTTCTAGCGGTCGCCGTTTGCGCGAGCGCCACCTTACCGTCTGTCGTGGCCGGCTCCGCGCAGAATCACGCTCTCGCAGCTGCTGCGCCGCAATCGGGCTTCGCTAACACTGCGATCGTCGGCGGTGCGCAGCCCGCCGACTGCGAAAATCGCGTGAACGACACCCTTGCAAAGCTGGACGCGTGCATGACGCCGGCGTCGCTTTGGCGCCGGCTATCGCATTTCCAGACCATCGCCGACCAAAATCCGGGGCCCGACGGACACGGCACTCGCGACACTGGAACAGCCGGCTACAAAGCATCCGTCGATTTCGTCGCCGAGCTCATGCGGCAGGCGGGTTATAGAGTCAAGGTTCAGTCGTACATCTTCTTCGCGAACGAACCGAGCGGCACGCCTCGATTCGGCACGGCAAGCTACGGATACACGCTCAACCGTGACTGGCTCGTCGCGAGGCGCTCGGGCAGCGGGTCTCTGACCGCGCCCTTCGAGCTTCCCACCCGCTCTCCGTACGGTTGCTTCACCGCCGACTTTGCCGGGTTCACCCGCGGAGATGTCGCGGTGATACAGCGCGGCGAGTGCGCCGCCGACAGGCAAGTGGCGAATGCACAGACAGCCGGCGCCCGAGCGGTCATCCTCTACACGACGGCCACCGGGCTCTACGCAGCACGCCTAAACAATCCCGCGAACATTCCAGTGATCGGCGCAAGCGGACGGGTCGGGATGGATCTACTGGGTCGGTATCGGTCCGGACGTGCTTCCACCGTGCACATCGACATCCAAATGCGGCTCAGAAGCGGCACAGACTACAATCTCATTGCCGATTCGCCATTCGGTGATGCGAACCACATCGTGGCGATCGACGCGCACCTCGACTCCATTTTCGGCGCGGGCATGTTGGACAACGCGTCGGGCTCCGCGTCTATCCTCGAGACGGCCCTCGATTTGGCAAATACGCCCACGCTCAACCGGCTTCGGTACATTTGGTTCGGAGGCGAAGAGCTCGGCCTGCTGGGCTCGGCCTACTACACCACGCATCTCACGTCGTCGGAGTTGCATCGAATCGTATTTGACGTCGACGCGGATGTCACCGCGACGCCGAACTTTGATATGGAGATCGCCGACCCCGCGTACGCCGAAAACGTCGGATCTTTTCCGGCGAATGTCGTGCCGGAATCGAAAGTCGGCAATGACGCGTTCGCGCACTTTTTTAAGAAGATCGGCATTGTATCTGAGCCGGCGCCGTTTGGCAACTCTGGGACCGACTCGAATTCGTTTGCCCTGGTCGGTGTACCGGATTCCGGCATTCTCACAAGGCAAGATTGCTGCAAAGATGCTTCGGAAGTTCAAATCTGGGGTGGCTTCACCGGTAACTACGAGGGCAACATCCCCAGCTTCGACGGCGGCTGCGTCGATATGCCGGACCTCTGGTGCGACAACCTCTCCAACAACGATCCTTTCGTTTTGGGACTGGCTTCGAAATCGATCGCAAACGTCACGCTCACGCTAGCCAACGACGCGTCCTTGACACGCTAGCTCAACCTTCGCGGCAGTTTAGGAGGTCCGCCTTACGCAAGCGGAGTTCGCACGCAGCTATCGGAATCGAGTATGCCGTTGGCTCGTAGATTCAAGCCTTTGAATTCATACGGCGAAAGGATATACCATACGTGAACTGGCTTCATCAAATTACGACGCGCACGATTGCTGTCGCCGGGTTGGCGGTATGCGGCGCGCTGATCACGTCGGCATCGATGACCGTCGCTTCAACCACCACGCTTAAGACCGTGACGAACTCCGACAAGACCGCTTCGGTGGGTCTTCCCGACGGCTGGAAGCTCGCGAAGGGATCCAACGGCTACATCTACGTAACCGGCCCAAACGATGACCGAATCAATCTTGGAGCGTCAATTGTTGCGAAGAACGCGCCCGCGGGCACAAGCGTCGGCGGCGGCGCCGTGTTCGCACTGCCGTACAGCGCGAGCCTCAAAGATAAGTACACGACGATCGTGCAGATCGGCGCCGCGCAACAAGGTCTTCCGAAACTCCAGCTGACATTCGCCAGCCAGACGCCGACGAAGCTTCCGATGTGCGCTCGGCTTCTCGGCAGCTCGACCGGCGGTGGGCAGTCGAGGAAGTTCGAGGCGGTACTATGCTCGCTCCAGCCCGATTACCTCGGGTTCTACAAGAACATCGTGTTTCTAGCGAATATACCTTCGAATCGTGTGTCACAAGACCGTGCGATCGTTGAACAGATCGTCTCCAGCTACCGGCTGACGCCCGACATGTTCAAGAAATTATTGTCCTCGTATACCCCTCTGCCTCCGCATCCGGCAGCGGGAATCAGTGGCGCCGTGTCTGGTATGGCGCCTTACGAAGATCCGACGAATTCGGATTGTTTTGACTACAACGTGATCCGCGAATCGCCGCCGTGGGAAGTTCCGATGCATTGC
The Candidatus Eremiobacteraceae bacterium DNA segment above includes these coding regions:
- a CDS encoding response regulator transcription factor; translation: MTLKNGANLEKKILVVDDEPQIVEILERYLLDEGFHVCRAHDGAEAVQANARECPDLIVLDLKMPAMNGLDAFREIRATSAVPIIMLTSRGDEVDRIVGLELGADDYITKPFSPREVVARVKTVLRRSGEAESVKRRAMEAASPACIRIGELEIDVREHEVRRRDQPIQLTPTEFRIVETLAGSPGMTFTRTQLLDKVKGDDLEVFDRTLDRHIANLRHKIEEDAANPRLIVTVFGVGYKMSKHP
- a CDS encoding M28 family metallopeptidase, which translates into the protein MIRSFICAGLLAVAVCASATLPSVVAGSAQNHALAAAAPQSGFANTAIVGGAQPADCENRVNDTLAKLDACMTPASLWRRLSHFQTIADQNPGPDGHGTRDTGTAGYKASVDFVAELMRQAGYRVKVQSYIFFANEPSGTPRFGTASYGYTLNRDWLVARRSGSGSLTAPFELPTRSPYGCFTADFAGFTRGDVAVIQRGECAADRQVANAQTAGARAVILYTTATGLYAARLNNPANIPVIGASGRVGMDLLGRYRSGRASTVHIDIQMRLRSGTDYNLIADSPFGDANHIVAIDAHLDSIFGAGMLDNASGSASILETALDLANTPTLNRLRYIWFGGEELGLLGSAYYTTHLTSSELHRIVFDVDADVTATPNFDMEIADPAYAENVGSFPANVVPESKVGNDAFAHFFKKIGIVSEPAPFGNSGTDSNSFALVGVPDSGILTRQDCCKDASEVQIWGGFTGNYEGNIPSFDGGCVDMPDLWCDNLSNNDPFVLGLASKSIANVTLTLANDASLTR